A genomic window from Cytobacillus suaedae includes:
- the gatB gene encoding Asp-tRNA(Asn)/Glu-tRNA(Gln) amidotransferase subunit GatB encodes MKYEVVIGLEVHVELKTKSKIFSASPTEFGAPPNTQTSVIDLGYPGVLPVLNKTAVEYGMRASMALNCEVATDTKFDRKNYFYPDNPKAYQISQFDKPIGENGWIEIEVDGEKKKIGITRLHLEEDAGKLTHTGDGYSLVDFNRQGTPLVEIVSEPDMRSPEEAYAYLEKLKAIIQYTGVSDCKMEEGSLRCDANVSLRPVGQKEFGTKTELKNLNSFAFVKSGLEYEIARQEKVLSEGGVIQQETRRYDENTKETILMRVKEGSDDYRYFPEPDLVELHIDEEWKARVRADIPELPDARKKRYVDELGLPVYDANVLTLTKEISDFFDSTVKVGADAKQASNWIMGELSAYLNSEQKLLEDIPLTPKSLAGMIKLIEDGTISSKIAKTVFKELVENGGDPEAIVKAKGLVQISDEGALTKIIVEILDANPQSVEDYKNGKDKAIGFLVGQVMKQTKGQANPGVVNKVLVEEIKKR; translated from the coding sequence AGTTTGGTGCACCACCAAATACACAAACCTCTGTCATTGACTTAGGTTATCCAGGCGTCTTGCCTGTTCTGAATAAAACAGCAGTTGAATATGGAATGCGTGCCTCAATGGCGTTAAACTGCGAAGTAGCGACAGATACAAAATTTGATCGAAAAAACTACTTTTATCCTGATAATCCTAAGGCTTATCAGATTTCACAGTTTGATAAACCGATAGGTGAAAACGGTTGGATTGAAATTGAAGTAGATGGTGAAAAGAAGAAGATTGGAATTACTCGTCTACATTTAGAAGAGGATGCTGGTAAGCTAACTCATACAGGCGATGGATATTCTTTGGTTGATTTTAACCGACAAGGAACACCATTGGTTGAGATTGTATCTGAGCCGGATATGCGCTCGCCTGAGGAAGCGTATGCGTACCTTGAAAAATTAAAGGCAATCATTCAATATACAGGAGTTTCTGATTGTAAGATGGAGGAAGGATCCTTACGCTGTGATGCAAATGTTAGTTTGCGTCCAGTTGGTCAAAAGGAGTTTGGTACAAAGACAGAGTTAAAGAACTTAAACTCGTTTGCCTTTGTCAAAAGTGGGCTTGAATATGAAATAGCCCGTCAGGAGAAGGTTCTTTCTGAGGGTGGGGTCATTCAACAGGAAACACGTCGCTATGACGAGAATACAAAGGAAACGATTTTAATGCGTGTAAAAGAAGGTTCTGATGACTATCGTTATTTTCCAGAACCTGATCTAGTTGAATTACATATCGATGAAGAGTGGAAAGCGCGAGTTCGTGCTGACATTCCTGAGCTTCCGGATGCTCGGAAAAAACGTTATGTGGATGAGTTAGGTTTGCCAGTGTATGATGCAAATGTATTAACTCTTACCAAGGAAATATCTGATTTCTTTGATTCTACAGTTAAAGTTGGAGCAGATGCAAAACAGGCATCAAACTGGATAATGGGTGAATTATCCGCCTACTTAAATTCTGAACAAAAGTTGTTAGAGGACATACCCCTTACACCAAAAAGCTTAGCAGGAATGATTAAGTTAATTGAAGATGGAACTATTTCATCCAAAATTGCTAAAACTGTGTTTAAAGAATTGGTGGAGAATGGTGGAGATCCCGAAGCAATTGTAAAAGCGAAGGGACTCGTTCAAATTTCAGATGAAGGTGCTTTAACGAAAATCATTGTTGAAATTTTAGATGCGAACCCTCAATCGGTTGAGGATTATAAAAATGGTAAGGATAAGGCGATTGGTTTCTTAGTGGGACAAGTAATGAAGCAAACCAAAGGGCAAGCAAATCCTGGGGTTGTTAATAAGGTATTAGTGGAAGAGATAAAAAAGCGTTAG